One Physeter macrocephalus isolate SW-GA chromosome 7, ASM283717v5, whole genome shotgun sequence genomic window, atcaagaaatatttagttttaatagCTATTCAGCTACTGGTGtactaaaatatttctcttgtattctgcacacacatacacacacaaatacatttattgagttttcCTTTGTATGCTGACTCACAACAGTACCTTTATCAATTTTGCTGATGAAAGAACAGCTTTATATGGAACAGTAGGGGTTGTCAAAATAACAGAAGCATTATATTCTTGCTCAAGTCGctggttgaaaacttccatatGCAAAAGTCCAAGAAATCCTAACCTGGGGGAGAAAAAGCCAAACTCCAAAATGTTTATGTCCCATGGGCTGTATTTTCTTTGATGAATATACTGCTACTTTGTGGGTGAGGAGTGGAATCAAGAGAGTCATTCAATCTATCACATCATAATTAAATGCTAACATAAATTcattaaataagagaaaatcttcCATTGGTAAAATAGCTTTAAAACTTACCCACAGAATATGAATCCACAGTGAGAAACAGGCAGACATTGTTTAGTTCATTTTACACTAATATTAACTTATcttcagaaatgttaaagagcAATAAACCATTTAAACTttacttttcaataaaaatggaaCACTACAACATAACTGAATCTTACCTCCAGCCAGCACCTAGAGCAAGGCTACTATCCCGATGAACTGTCACACTGGAATCATTTAGAGTCAGTTTTTCTATAGCACTCTTCAGGTTATTATATTCAGATTGGTCTACAGGGTACATTCCTGGGGACACAATGATTTCTAATTATCACATGTGAAACGCTGCCTAGAAAAGCTAATATGTGCTGCTGCCAAGTTCAAAATTAATCGCTTagcttttaaattactttctgtATTTCGCTGACCAAAATACTGGTTTGctaagaaaactataaatattaagtTAAATCGGCTTCAAAGTATTTTGCGAGTTTCATAAACTTTGAAGTTACCACTAGATTCACACTCAAAGTGATGTTTTTGCTTTtgcaaaaaatacagagaaaacaaaaaagaaccatgGGAATTAAGCCTATTAGGAAAAtacattgtgtttattttaagaaacaaaagtgcAAGACATCCACAATCACAAATGAAATTCCATTAGCAGATAAAAAGCAGAggtagaaatgaaaacaagagctACTGATTCATCAGATTCTCTTTCACCTCAAACCCAAGTCCTCAcctcttcagttcttcagaatCTAGATGATTGACTTTGTCTTAACAGGGGCAGGGAGAGTTAAACAACATTTATAATTCCCAATGAGAGatacaaaagggagaaaacaaggaCTGGATACCCAGTACAGAGTAACCAGATGACCTTCGATCAGGTCTTCCTTTTTCAAATGTATGTAATATAATGCAGAAATAAGAGGTTCTGAAGTTATGCATACATGAGGTGACACTCTTCTCTGCCATGCCTACACTAGTGTAATACAGTATTAAAGACAGGCCAGCTAAGGggaaggcactcagtaaatgtccaCGGATAATTAGTAATAAAAACATCCTAATTAGAAAAGTATTTCAAATATAATGACCTACTCTCCAGTGAAACAAGAAGGAAGTTCATATTACTGTGCTCTTCCAATATATCAGAGGGCTTGTTTAAAAGGTTAATATTTAAGAAGTcctaaaaaaaatttaggaaattatCTCCCACATAAAGTTTCACCATACATATGCAATTAACTGCTATGTAAATagcacacccacacacaaaaaaaattaagaaaaacagagtaACTGTTATTCTAACAGGAATTAGCTGCTATTTAAAATGagtatttcttataatttttatttcaatttagaGTAAACTGGCCCTTATCCTTTGAATATGTGCACTCCTCACCTGCAAATACCATTGGCTTCGCTGATTTAAACCCAGGCAAGGGTTCCACTGGTCGCTTATGTAAATATAATGTATCTCCTATTTGTGCTTCAGTGACATCTTTCATCCCAGCAATCAGATAGCCCACCTGTCCTGCatatctaaataaaattattatatggaaatatttactgttttaatgtttcatgtgcacACTCACAATTAGCTCTACTCTTCTAGGAAATGATCACACTTTCCAAACAAAACCTCATCAAACTGAAACTAAGTGCTACATATCAATTCTCAACTCTAAGAATCGTCAGCAAAGGAACATCCCATGCCTTACAATCCATTACCAAGGACCTCTGCAATACAATGAGCCTAGGGACCTTCTTAATGACTCTGCCCACCTCTGCATATTAAACAACAGTGAAACTGAGAAATGCAGAAACATAAAACACTCCttgtaatatttgttttattagtgaattatattacaaatgtcctttaaaaatgaaaagaacaatttTAACCAAGCAAAAAAATGTGAACTCTCAACAAATCTGATTATCTGTCTGATGTGCCTCTTGCAGGAAAAGAGCAAATCCAAGATTTCAGaattgtagcttttttttttttaaagcaaacttcCTAAATGATAATTTCCATTTAGGATGAGGTACAAAAATCTTTACTAAAGATGTAGTAATTGTCCATATATATGCGACACAATATAGACAGActttgcatagcacagggaattatagccattatcttgcaataacccttaatgtataatctataaaaatactgaaccataatgctgtatgcctgaaactaatacaatacggtaaatcaactatacttaaataagaATATAgacacattttagaaatatttgagtAAAATTACAATAGACTTTATGACTTTCAGTTacataaaaaatgacaaaatagtgCAGTTTTAGACATACAACATTAAACTATCAAGTGTGACCTATATAGTCACCTGGTTCATATCTTGAATTTGACAAATGATGAAACAAAGACCTTAGAAAACTATGTGCCCAAGGTAATCTATCTTAGTATCTGGGGTACTGATggaataggcactcaataaatatttgttttataagtgAACTCAGAACTCAGTTTTATAATGTACACTACCTTGCTAACCTCACACTCCATAAATTCTTGTTAATCAAAGTTTTACCATGAATTCCACACTAGAGAAAACAATTATAGAATTTTCTTCACTATTTTATGTTGAAAAAtctaattacaaaaaaattaaatgtcaaaaattgatacccggggcttccctggtggcgcagtggttgagagtccgcctgccgatgcagaggacgcgggttcgtgccccggtccgggaagatcccacatgctgtggagcggctgggcccgtgagccatggccgctgagcctgcacgtccggagcctgtgccccacacgggagaggccacaacagtgagaggcccgcgtaccgcaaaaaattaaaaaaataaaaaataaaaaattgatacCCAGTATGGATATGGATATGGATGAGAGAACTATCTCTATCACTGTCTCATTAAGTACATCAAGGTAGGACCCAGTCGGCAACCAGAATATAAAATTAGTTGTTGCTagtcaaaaggaataaaaacatacatCAAATTCCTACTGTCCCTCACACATGAGATTCTTTCTGAAAGAGGATTCACTATGTAGTTGCATTCAAtaatcaggttttgttttttttctaagttaCCAAATTGGGATCATTCTAAGCGCACCAAGTTAAGAAAGGCTGTGACAGAAACACATACAAGTGTCTTTTAATTACTAATGCAGATTACTTACAGTTTGTGAGTTGGCTGCTCATTAGGATTCAGAACTCCTACTTCGTTAACTTCATATGTCTTTTGAGTATGTGCAGATACAATTTTATCTCCTTTGGAAACCACTCCATCAAATAATGCTACATTGGCAATCACACCCCTATACTGGTCAAAGGTTGAGTCAAATACCAAAGCTCTCAAGGGATTTTTGCGATGCACTTTAGgactattaaaaataagtaaagaacaaacactaataaattaaaattaaataataaataaattaaaatcttaatataATGCCTTTTTAACTCAAATATTATGCTTAATTTATTCTAGTACTTGAGAAAGGTTGATTAACTGACAGCCAAAATAAAAGGACCTTTCTATAAGGTATAATGCCTATATTAGTTTTAATTTGACCTcaagttttaaatacattttaaatgactgtttttaaattacttatgaaactgatgaaatatatttgttcaggattaagaaaaaaacaataattaccAATGTATTCAAGTCTATTGCAATAATTGTTAAGAGATCCCtatcatccttttttcttttatttttctatactgtATTTGCCTTCTATATgtcaccaaaaataaattaaaaatttattctcaCTGACTGCAAAGAGTACATTTGCCATAGCTACTAAGCTAAAATAGCAGATCAAATTGATGGACCTTGTACTgttaaacaaataatataaaaagagcaaaatacaTACGGGGGTATTCTTTTGATGACTGCCTGAAGAACACTTTCAACATTCGTTCCAAGTTTAgcagaaatctaaaaatatgtatgtgaaaCAAACACTGAAAAAGTTAAGACTTCACTTTTCTATCCTTGTGACTGAGCTTTATaattagaagggaaaaagaaCCCTAAAAGTTATCAATTTGCTTGAAGAACTTGGTAAAAGTAAGCACAAAGCATATAACATATCAACAACTGCCCTTCCATTACAGTTAGGTGATTCTCTGGtattaaattataaaagcatTCTGATTATGGTATTGCAAGAACAGTAGACTAAGAGTTCAAAAAAATCTGGGTTATAATCATCACTCCACATGTAATAAATGACTTCAAACAATACACATTTCTTTAAGCTTCAAATTCTTCATCTGATAAATGAACTGATTATTCATATTTTACCCAAACCTCAAGGTTGCTGTGTGAATAAACAATATATGTGGATATCATACAGGTAACTGTAGGGCATATTATTACTATTGTTCTCACACTGAAAATACAGGCCAAAAGACTCAAGACACATGTGCATCTGACTCACCTTTGTCATTACCAGTAACTGAACTATCTCTGAAATCTTTATTTCAAACCCAATTCCGTGAATACTTCCTCTTACCGTTTAAAGTCCCTCTAGATCAGAGTTTCTCAACTTGACACTAaggacattttgggctggataattctttgtttgggGGGCTGTTCTATGAACTGTAAGATGCTTAACAGTATCCATGGATTCTCATCTACCCacaagatgccagtagcatccatCCCCCAGTGTGACAACAAAAAAGGACTTCAGACATCGCCAAATATTTCCTAGGGGCAAAACTACCCCCTaatgagaaccactgctttagactCTAGTACATTCTTTGCAACAATCCTTTAAGATCACAACCTCTAATCCACTGAAtaggctactttttttttcattatccaTTCAGCCCCCTGCCTCTTTTCCCAGCTGAGACTCCAAGGGTCCACTGTTTGTCATCACTCTGTTTAACTACTTTTTATTCTCTATCATAAGCAGTTGGTAAAACCTCAATTGTGACTGCATCCAACTATGTGCCTTTTCTATGCCTATAATCAGAGCAGCTTAACATTGCTGGAGAAAAGTCAAGTAACTGGTCTGGTTGTTACTTCATGACCACAGTGTAAGTTCATGACCACAGATCTCAATGTGCAGTTAACATTTCCTGGTAGTCCCAGGACACATCCCTTACTAAATTCACATTGTCGCTCATTAAGATAATTCACACCACCTTTCTTTTCAATCTACACATTTTCCCTATGGCCAATTCACTCGCAGATACGTTTGCCTCTTACTTCatttaaggaaacagaaaacatcaaAAACTCCTTTACCCAAACATACAGATCCATCTGCACCTGTATACACAACCTCTTTGCCTTCTCTCTTGTTACAATCTGTATTCTCACCTCTCTGAAAACTCAATCCTTGCATCCACCTCTTCTGAATCCTACTCtctaatccttctcaaattcttacTCAAAACCCCCTACAAATTGATAATAACGTAGCCTGGCTTCtaggacctcttttttttttttttttttttttttttttttcagtatgcgggcctctcaccgttggggcctctcccgttgcggggcacaggctccggccgcggaGGNNNNNNNNNNgcctctcccgttgcggagcacaggctccggacgcgcaggctcacgggcccagccgctccgcggcatgtgggatcttcccggaccggggcacaaacctgtgtcccctgcatcggcaggcggactctcaaccactgcaccaccagggaagccctaggaccTCTTTTTCTACCTACACTTCCTCCCTAGGAAATGGCATCCATTTCCGTGGCCTCAATACTATATACATGCTAAATACTCTTAAATATCTTCGACTCAGCCCTCTCCACAAATGCCAGAATTGTAGATTTATGCAATAGCTCTACTTGGACGTCTAATAGACATTTAAAACACACTATGTCCAAAACAGAGCTTTTCATTTTCCCAGTATGTCTGTTCCTCCCCGAGTCCTCTCCATATTAATAAATACCAGTATTCAAATAGTTGCTCAAATCCAAACCCTCCATGATTCTTTATTTCACTTCCTTACACATACCACACCAGCAAAATCTACGGTATCcacaaaatacacataaaatttgccCACTTCTTCAACATCAGCAGCACATGCTTAGCCACCACCATTTTGCACCTGGGCTACTACTACAAGCTGGTTTCCCCGTATCTCCTCTTACccttttttaatccattctctaTAAGGCAACCTGAATGATCAGcttattttcctctcttgctttaaaattctttcattatcttaaaaattttaaacccttTAGCACAGCAAGAGTCCCAGAATGACTTGATTCCCGCCTAACCTACAAAGCCGTTTCATCTAACttgccttctttctgttccttaaaCATGCCAAACCTTGCCAAACATGCCAAGCCTTTACActtgctccttcctcttccaGAAATACATTTCTCCCAACTCTTCATTTCTTCAAGTCTCAGTTCGTCAGAGAAGAATTCCCTAAGTTACTCTGCATCACAGCTCCTCTCTGAGAAAAAGACTTTTTTCATTGTTAAGTATGGTAATTCCACCTGGAACAATACACTCTGTTAATGTATTTTCTTGATAACATATGTCTCATTCAATAATTACTATACTTACTTCTCTTTTTACTTATTCAACGAGTGCCTCCCCAAGCAGAATATAAACACGAGACAGAGGTCTTGCCTGTACTGTTCACTGCTGTTGACCCTAGCTGGCACACACCAAATTAAGTATatgaatgaattttgtaaagatttATTAAAATCTGAAcagttaattatacttcaatataacATAATCCAAGTCATGATACCATAATTTCAGAACTGCCTTACAATGAGGTCCCTCTTCATAATAAAAACCATTAAATTCTACGtatatatccaagaaaaaaaaatattgctttatcTAGTTATTACCAAGTTTATATAGTCAGCCAatgtgttaaaattaaaaaaacaaaccaaaaaaaaccacttcatcagctgaaacttgctttttcaaaactcaaacaagggcttccctggtggcgcagtggttgcgagtccgcctgccgatgcaggggacgcgggttcgtgccccggtccgggaggatcccacatgccgcagagcggctgggcccgtgagccatggccgctgagcctgcgcgtccggagcctgtgctccgcaacgggagaggccacaacagtgagaggcccgcgtaccaccaaaaaaaaaaaaaaaaaaaaaaaaaactcaaacaagATTGAAAGTGGAAGCTAAACATTATATTACTGCACTGACAGACTTACTACACAAGCATGTAGCACAGCACAGTTCAGCGATGGCTATTTAACACCCAAAGCAccatttaaaaggtaaatttaaaaattcaaatttaaaatagtatcaactttgatataaataaaatctatttccaAGAATGATATGTACATATGCCTTGAAATTAGTCTGACCCTGCTCTTCAAAGAGAATATTTCCATAGAGGCAAAATGGCATACAAGAAATAATACTATAAAGAGTTGCAGGAGGCCTACATTTTAGTCCTGGCACATTAGCTAACTAGATCTATAACCTTAAGAAAGTGATAAAATCTTTGACTCTTAGTCCTTTCAACTGTATCATAAGAGTAATTTCTATCTGTCCTAACCATATAATAGGTATTTTTGGCAAAGATCAAATGAAATATCAGTAAAAAGAACTTTgtagaactataagataataataTACTTAGGCCAATTACCTGAGATTTTTGAAAGTAAAACCaagtcttctaaaaaaaaaaaaaaaagtattttacctTAATACATTCATCACTTGGCATATCAAACACCTTTTCGATTTGTTTTTCAACCCTTTCAGGATCAGCATTCTTCAgatctatcttaaaaaaaattcattatgtcttaatataattaaattaaaatgtattatatattagtGGTATTTGGAGATAGATAAAAGCATACGTGCTTTTAAACTAACTgacccctttattttattttcaaaagtattaaaataagaataatctaGAAAAAGGCAATATAATTTTAACAAGCATGGCCACTGAAAATAGGCAGACAGCAGAGCAAGCGTGAAACTGAGGCAGTTAGCTATTCAAGGCAGAAGAGTTCGATAACACCATGTAAACCGATTTTATAAGTTAGATATAACTTATAACAACAAACTGTCTTACCTATAAGCAACCCTGCTTCTTTTAAACCTAacttcaatatcaaaaaataaaactgaatgccATGCAGATTTTTAATTAAGActcttaatttattaattttaaaatataaaagttaagcTTTATCAACAGTGCTCAGTTTAGCACTTAAATGTTAAGTGTCCTGTGTTACATTGTTTCATCCTAGTTCATaaggtccttttcttttcctttatatagTTTAGTCCAACACACTATTGTGCCTGCCCTGCCCTTTACTACAGAAACAATCCCCAATAACTCCATGTAATTCAGGGAGACTATCTTCTCAACTACATGCCAGGGTATAGGAGTTTGAGTTGCAATTTTATCATATGccaattcaaagaaataaaccaCACCAATATACAACTGACCCTTGAATAACAAGAGTTTCAACCGCACAGGTCCacttgtttgcagattttttttcaataaatatgtaaaaatacactTGTAGAACATCATGTGCAAGACTTGTATTGAGTGGATAGCCTATCCCTAGCAAAGGCATAAGATGAGtgatatttaacataaaattaataatgtgttggttttcttactgttttataactttgttttcaaagaattacattaccatATAGTATGCCTCTCATAACTGGAGAAACTGCATATCAGCctataattatatataagcatattttttttaatgtagcaatGTTTCCAATACTGTTATGAATGTGACTGTAATACTGCATGCCATAAAAACTTTATAaggattcattcatttgtatatatGCTAGGTTTCCATGAAGCAATCACATACAGTATCataccataaagcaatcatatttcTGCTTCATCACTATCAATGTGTGAATCATTATACCTGCAAATAAATATGaagttctttttcacattatgttttaattttttgatgtctAGTGTCAGTAATACAcataacatctacagtgttttgtattacctaagacaatattgatgtaaGTACTGAGAGATGATTCACCTTATAAACAGATGACATAAACTTAGGGTATTGATAAATAGAgtactgtaaatatattttctcctccttatgattttcttagcattttattttctctagcttactttattgtaagaatatagtatacaatacatataacatacaaagtATGCATTAAGAGACTGTTTAAGCTACTGGTAAGGCTTCGGTCAACAGGAGGCCATTAGTAGTTAAGTTTGTGGGGAGTCAAAAGTTACAAGGAGATTTTTGACTTTTCCTTTATACAGtttacaaagtaaaataataaatagcacTGTTGTGCTAACAAATTACCTTGTTTATGACTGGAATTACCGATAGCTGTGCttcaaaagcaagaaagaagTTTGCTACAGTTTGGGCTTGAATACCCTGGAAATACCAAGACACAAGACACTAAGATGATCATTCCACCATTTATGGCAAAAGTTGTAATTCAAGACCATTCCACACATCCTCATCAAAAGCAAAGATACAAGGCAAACTATGGTATCTATACTTCCATGCATCTGGATCATTCCCTGTGAAAATTTCTTTCAGTTCAGGAAATGTTTTTTAGAGGGCACTGTATTAGGCTTTGGAGATAAATCAGTAAAACACAGATCCTTAAGGACCTCTAAGC contains:
- the GUF1 gene encoding translation factor GUF1, mitochondrial isoform X5, which gives rise to MPSDECIKISAKLGTNVESVLQAVIKRIPPPKVHRKNPLRALVFDSTFDQYRGVIANVALFDGVVSKGDKIVSAHTQKTYEVNEVGVLNPNEQPTHKLYAGQVGYLIAGMKDVTEAQIGDTLYLHKRPVEPLPGFKSAKPMVFAGMYPVDQSEYNNLKSAIEKLTLNDSSVTVHRDSSLALGAGWRLGFLGLLHMEVFNQRLEQEYNASVILTTPTVPYKAVLSSAKLIKEYREKEITIINPAQFPDKSKVTEYLEPIVLGTIITPDEYTGKIIMLCQARRAVQKNMMYIDQNRIMLKYLFPLNEIVVDFYDSLKSLSSGYASFDYEDAGYQTAELVKLDILLNGNIVEELVTVVHKDKAYAAGKAICERLKDSLPRQLFEIAIQAALGSKIIARETVKAYRKNVLAKCYGGDITRKMKLLKRQTEGKKKLRKVGNVEVPKDAFIKVLKTQI